Proteins co-encoded in one Leptospira levettii genomic window:
- a CDS encoding chemotaxis protein CheW, protein MQEIQYLTFLLSNELFGLGILYIKEIIEFDSVTHVPMMPEYIPGVINLRGNVVPVIDLNMRFYKKKTETNRKTCIIITEIKLEKETIDVGLLVDAVNEVVDIPENQIEDAPSFGSKIRLDFIQGIGKLENQFVIILKINQILDLTEIQTIQETSSQVS, encoded by the coding sequence ATGCAGGAAATTCAATACCTAACCTTTTTACTCTCCAATGAATTATTTGGATTAGGGATTTTATACATAAAAGAAATCATCGAATTTGATTCAGTGACTCATGTTCCCATGATGCCAGAATACATTCCAGGAGTGATCAATTTACGAGGAAATGTAGTTCCCGTGATTGATTTAAACATGCGGTTTTATAAAAAGAAAACGGAAACCAATCGCAAAACCTGTATCATCATCACTGAGATCAAATTGGAAAAAGAAACAATTGATGTGGGTCTCCTGGTTGATGCGGTCAATGAGGTAGTAGACATTCCCGAAAACCAAATCGAAGATGCACCCAGTTTTGGATCCAAAATTCGTTTGGATTTTATACAGGGGATTGGGAAATTAGAAAATCAATTTGTCATTATTTTGAAAATCAACCAAATCCTCGATTTAACAGAAATCCAAACCATCCAAGAAACATCATCACAAGTGAGTTAA